The stretch of DNA GCTCCAGTTGACAGTTGCTCGGGATCATGGCGAAATCATAGATCTTCAGGGAGTGCATTTATGAACCATCGTGACATTTTTTATGCAAGCCTCTTGCTGATCGCCGCACCGCTGGCAATGGCCCAGTACATCTGGGTCGATGACAAAGGCGTCAAGCAACTATCCGACCGCCCTCCACCGCCGAACATCCCCGAAAAACGCATCCTGAAGGCGCCCGGCAAGCCGCTGTTCAATCCCTACGCGCCAGCCGAGCCGGAACCCGCCGCCAAGCCAGCGACCACGTCCGGCCCCACCCTGGCCGAGCGTAATGAGGACTTCAACAAGCGCAAGCTGGAAGACGCCGAAGCCGCCCAGCGCGCCGCCGCCGAGGCCCGCAACAAGGCCCAGCAAGCCGCCAATTGCGACGCCGCCCGCAAGAATCAGCAGGCGATCGACCAGGGCGTGCGCCTCAGCAGTTTCGATAAAAATGGCGAACGCAGCTATATGGACGATGCCCAGCGCGAAGATTTGCGTAAAAACACGCAAAAAGTGTTAGCCGAATGCAAATAACTACGCTTACTTTCGGCTATCCTGCCGTATGATATCGCTATCAGTATCAATATCAACATTAATCAAGTGTCATCAATGACGAAGACTCAAGCGGGCAAGAGCCGCGCCAGTGGCCGCATCACGCTGGCGATGGTGGCCAACAAGGCCGGGGTGGCGACCATGACCGCCTCGCGCGCCATTACCCAGCCGGAGATGGTGTCGCAGGCGTTGCGCGACCGGGTGGACAAGGCCGTTGTCGAACTGGGCTATGTACCCAACCGCGCCGCCCGCGCGCTGGCTTCGTCGCAATCGAAAGTGATCGCGGTGCTGGTGCCGTCGCTGTCCAACGCCGTGTTCACCGAGGTGCTGGCCGGCATTCAGGACGCGCTGGACGCCGACGATTACCAGATCCTGATCGGCAACACCCGCTATTCCGACAAGGAAGAGGAAAAGCTGATCAACACCTACCTGCAATCGAATCCCGACGGCATGCTATTGTCCGGTCTGAGCCACAGCCCGCGCGTGCAGCAGATGCTGTCCACGCTGCGCATGCCGGTGGTGTCGATGATGGACATGTCCAGCGATCCAGATCAACTGACGGTCGGCTTCTCGCAATTCCAGGCCGGCCACGCGATGACGCGCTATCTATTAGACAAAGGCCACAAGCGGATCGGCTTCATCGGCGCGCAACTGGACGAGCGCACGCTGCGCCGCGCCGAAGGCTACCGCAAGGCGATGCAGGAAGCCGGCCTGGCCGACGTCAAGCTGGAAGTGATGGTGGCCGAGCCGTCCACCATCGCCCTCGGTGCCGAGCTGGTGGGCCGCATGCTGGCGCAGGCGCCGGATTGCGACGCCATCTTCTGCTGCAACGACGACCTGGCCCACGGCGCCATTTACCAGTGCCAGCGGCGCGGCATCGCGGTGCCGTCGCAGCTGGCCATCTGCGGTTTCAACGATCTGCCCGCCTCGGCGTGGATGAATCCGTCGCTGACCACCATCGGCACGCCGCGCTACCGCATCGGCTTCGAGGCCGCCACCCTGCTGCGCTCGGTGATCAAGGGTGACAATCCTGTCAATAAGCAGGTGGACCTCGGCTTTACGCTGATGGCGCGCGAAAGCGCTTAGCTGCTGCCTGGCCCATGCATTGCTGCTGCGGCGCAGCATCGATATTCCTTTACAATTTTTCCAATTTGTCTAAACTCGCTGGAAACTGTTAGCGCTATCATGCATTTGCAAATCAATGACTAATCAAAGACAAACTCGCTGGGTGGTAATGGGCGTCAGCGGCTGCGGCAAGAGTTCGGTTGGGCTGCAGCTGGCCGGCGCGCTGGACGTGCCCTTCCTGGAGGGCGACACCTACCATTCTTACGCCAACGTCGCCAAAATGACGGCTGGCGTGCCACTGACCGACAGCGACCGCGCCGATTGGCTGCAAGCGCTGCACCAGCAGATCCGCGACGCCCGCCTGAAAGACAGTGGACTGGTGCTGTCCTGCTCGTCGCTGAAGCGCCGCTACCGCGACCTGTTGCGCAGCGCCGATCCAGCGTTGCGCTTTGCGCACCTGGCCGGACCGCGCGAGCTGATTGCCAGCCGCATGGCCGCACGCAAGGATCACTACATGCCGACCACGCTGCTGGACAGCCAGCTGGCCGCGCTGGAGCCGCTGCAGGAGGACGAAGCCGGCATCGTGCTCGACATCGGCAAGCCGCCGGCCGAGCTGGTCCAACAGATTTTGCACATATGATAGTTACCGCTATCAAAAACAGGCTCTCTCCGGAACGGCAACCCGTTCCGTTCAGGCAGTGATAACCTTGCTGCCTGCTTTTACATGCGCTTGACGATGACAGTGAACAAACAACTGACCTGGCGGGAAAAAATCAGCTACGGCGTGGCCGATATGGGATTCAATTTCTATTGGACCAACATCGCCACCTTCCTGCTGATTTATTACACCGACGTGTTCGGCATTTCTGCCGCCGCCGCCGCGTCGATGATGTTCATGATCAAAATCATCAACGCCTTTACCGATCCAATGATCGGCGCCGCCGCTGACCGCACCAGCACGCGCTGGGGCAAGTTCCGCCCCTACCTGATCTGGGTGCCGCTGCCGCTGGCCTGCGCCGCCGTGCTTACCTACACCACGCCCGACCTGTCGGCGGACGGCAAGATCATCTGGGCCTACGGCAGCTACCTGGCCATGATGGTCTGCTACACCTGCATCAACATCCCGTACAACGCGCTGTCCGGCGTACTGTCGGCCGATCCGCAGGAACGCTCCACCGTCAACGGCCTCCGCTTCATCTTCGCCTTCGCCGGCGGCACTGTGGTGACGGCGGCCACGCCGGCGCTGGTGCACTGGCTGGGCGGCGGCAACGATAAACTGGGCTGGCAGCTCACCATGCTGACCTGGAGCGTATTCGCCTCGCTGCTGTTCGTGCTGACTTTCCTGAACACGCGCGAGCGCATCGTCCCGGTCTCCACCCAGCAGAGCAACGTCTGGCAGGACGTCCGCGACCTGTCGCAGAACCGTCCCTGGGTGGCGCTGTTTTTCCTGGCGCTGATTATCATGATCACTATCACGCTGCGCACCAGCAGCGCGGCCTACTACTTCAAGTACGTGGTGCAGCGGCCGGAGTTGATGGCGACCTTTGTGCCGGCCTATATGCTGTCGGCCGCCGCCGGCGCCTCGCTCACGCCGCTGATGACGCGCTTCGTCGACAAGAAGAAGCTGATGATGATACTGATGACGATTACCGCCGTGCTGTCGTCGGCCTTCTTCTTCGTGCCGAAGGACCAGGTGTGGCTGATGTTCGCGTTGCAGATCGGCATGGGCCTGGCGCTCGGCCCCAAGTCGCCGCTGGCCTTCTCGATGTACGCCGACACCGCCGACTACAACGAATGGCGCACCGGCCGCCGCGCCACCGCCATGACCTTCGCCGCAGCCACCTTCTCGCAGAAGCTCGGCACCGCGATTGCGGTGGCGGTCATCGGCTCGATCTTCACCCAGTTGGGCTATGTCGCCAACGCCGTGCAAAGCGCCGGCTCGCAGGCGGGTATTGTGTGGCTGATGTCCTTTATTCCGGCCGCCTTCGCGCTGCTTGCGGTAGCCGTGATGTTCTTCTATAACCTCGATAACAACAAGCTGCTGCAGATCCAGGCCGATCTGGACGCGCGCAAGATCTGACGGAGAGTGATGATGCTACGCCCAACCCACAACGGCGACCGCTACGAATTGAACAGCCCCACCGCGATGCCGCAAGCCGCCGGCTTCCTGTGGAATCAGAAGATGATGATACAGGTGACCTGCCGCGGCTACGCCACCGCGCAATTCATGCAGCCGGAGCCGGCCAAGTATGCGCATGCGCCCAACCTGGAGGCCAAGACCTTCATGCAGCCGGAGCAGAACTACTACGCCCATCATCCGGGCCGCTTCTTCTACATCAAGGACGAAGAAACCGGCGAACTGTTCTCGGCGCCATATGAGCCGGTGCGCGCGCCGGTGGACAGCTACGCCTTCTCGGTCGGTAAGGCCAATCTGGCATGGACCATCGAACACCTGGGCATACGGCTGGAACTGACTCTCGGTTTGCCTGTGGCGGATGTGGTGGAGTTATGGTCGCTGCGCGTGACTAATCTGTCGGGCCGCGCGCGCAAGCTGAGCGTCTATCCCTACTTCCCGATCGGGTATATGTCGTGGATGAACCAGTCGGGCGAATATCGCGCGGACCTGGGCGGCGTGGTGGCCAGCAGCGTCACGCCGTATCAAAAAGTGGCGGACTACTTCAAGCAGAAGGACTTCAAGGACAAGACCTACTTCCTGTGCGAGCAGGCGCCGGATGCGTGGGAAGTGCGCCAGTCGGCGTTTGAAGGCGAAGGCGGTTTGCATGCGCCGTCAGCCGTCACCGCGCAGCAGATGGGCAATAGCGACGCACGCTACGAAACGCCGACCGCCGCCGTGCAGTACCGCGTGACGCTGGCCGAAGGCGAGGCGCGCGACTACCGCTTCCTGTTCGGCCCCGCGTTTGACGATGCCGAAATCCAGGCGGTGCGCGCCAGATACCTGAGCGCCGAGGCGTTCCAGTCCACTGCCGACGACTACGCCGCCTACGTCGCCAGCGGCCACGGATGCCTGCGCATCGAAACGCCGGACGCGGACCTCGACAACTTCGTCAACCACTGGCTGCCGCGCCAGGTGTTCTACCATGGCGACGTCAATCGCCTCAGCACCGATCCGCAAACCCGCAACTACCTGCAGGACAATATGGGCATGAGCTTCATCAAGCCCAGTGTGATGCGCAAAGCTTTCCTGCACGCGTTGTCGCAGCAGGAAGCCACAGGCGCCATGCCGGACGGGATTCTGCTCACCGAAGGCGCGGAACTCAAATACATCAACCAGGTGCCGCACACCGACCATTGTGTCTGGCTGCCGGTGGCGCTCAAGGTCTACCTCGACGAAACCGCCGACTACGACATCCTCAATGAAGACGTGGTGGGCACGGAGACCGGCATCGCCCTCACCGTGTCCGAGCGCGTGAGCAGCGCCATGGACTGGCTGCTGCAGTCGCGCGACAAGCGTGGTCTGAGCTACATCGCGCAGGGCGACTGGTGCGATCCGATGAACATGGTCGGCTACAAGGGCCGTGGCGTGTCCGGCTGGCTGACCGTGGCCACCGCCTACGCGCTCAATCTGTGGGCCGAGATTTGCGAGACCAGCGGCGCCAGCTCCTCGCTGGCGGAAAGCGCCAAGCATTTCCGCGCCGGCGCCCGCAGCGTCAATCGCGCCGCCAACGAACACCTGTGGGACGGCGACTGGTTCGCGCGCGGCATCACCGACGACAACGTCACCTTCGGCATCCGCAAGGACAAGGAAGGCCGCATCTGGCTCAACCCGCAAGCCTGGGCCATCCTCGGCGGCGCCGCCAATGCCGGCCAGCGTGCATCGATGGTGTCGCAAGTGGAGCAGCAGCTGGTGACGCCGTACGGCGTGCAGATGTTTGCGCCGCCGTTCAGTGCCATGCGCGACGATGTCGGCCGCGTCACGCAAAAGCATCCGGGATCGGCGGAGAACGGCGCGGTGTACAACCACGCGGCGATCTTCTACATCTACAGCCTGTACACGATCAACGAGAGCGACCGCGCCTACGAACTGCTGCGCCGCATGCTGCCCGGCCCGAGCGAGGCCGATTACCTGCAACGCGGCCAGCTGCCGGTGTTCATCCCCAATTATTATCGCGGCGCGTACCACGAGTATCCACGCACCGCCGGGCGTTCCAGCCAGTTGTTCAATACGGGCACCGTATCGTGGGTCTACCTGTGCTTCATCGAAGGGCTGTGCGGCTTGAAGGGCAGCAGCGATGGCCTGACCGTCAAGCCGCAGCTGCCGTCGCACTGGGATGGCATCAAGGTGGTCCGCCAGTTCCGCCACGCGACCTTCAACGTGTCTATACAACGCGCCGACGTCAACGAAATACAGGTGTGGCAAGACGGTAAGCGTTTGACTGAAAACGTTATCAAAGGTATCGTTGCGGGCGGAGCATACGCGTTGGAGGTTCTGATCCCACGCTAAATTAACTTAAAATTATAAGGACACTGTATCGTATGAAGAAGCGTCTCTGGCTGTCTCTGGCACTGGCTTATCCACTCATGTTGACCGGCGCCCACGCCGCAGACGCACCGCAACCCTGGCTCGACGCCAAGCAGTCGCCCGACGCCCGCGCCGACCAGCTGGTGAAGGCGATGACGCTGGATGAAAAAATCCAGACCGTGTTCGCCTACTTCTCCACCGAATTCTCGCCGAAGAAATACGAACAACCGAAAGAAGGCCGTCCCGATTCGGCCGGCTATGTGCCGGGCATCGCCCGCCTTGGCCTGCCGCCGCAGTGGCAATCGGATGCCGGCGTTGGCGTCGCCACGCAAGCCGTTTCCAAGAAACCGTATGAGCGCACTTCCCTGCCTTCCGGCCTGGCCACCACCGCCACCTGGAATCCGCAACTGGCCTTCGCCGGTGGCGCCATGATCGGCAGCGAGGCACGCAGCACCGGCTTCAATGTGCTGCTGGCCGGCGGCGTCAATCTGATGCGCGAACCGCGCAATGGCCGCAACTTCGAATACGGCGGTGAAGATCCGCTGCTGGCCGGCGTGATGGTCGGCGAACAGATTCGCGGCATCCAGTCGAACCACATCATTTCGACGGTCAAGCACTACGCCTTCAACGACCAGGAAACCAATCGCAATCACATCAACGTCAAGATCGCCGACAAAGCCGGTCGCATGTCCGATCTGCTGGCGCTGCAATTCGCCATCGAGCGTGGCGATCCGGGTTCGGTGATGTGCGCGTACAACCGCGTCAACGGCGACTACGCCTGTGAGAACGACTACCTGCTCAATGAAGTGCTGAAGAAGGACTGGAAGTACACCGGCTACGTGATGTCCGACTGGGGCGCGACCCACTCCACCATCCCGGCCGCCAACCGTGGCCTGGACCAGCAGTCCGGCTTCCCGTTCGATAAATCCGGCTACTTCAACGAGGCGCTGAAGGAAGCAGTGGTCAATCGCCACGTGCCGGAAGCGCGCCTGAACGACATGGTCAAGCGCATCACCCGCACCATGTTCGCGCACGGCGTGGTCGAGCATCCAGTGTCGACGCCAACGTCGGCCGATGCCGGCATCGACTTCGCCGCGCACGGCAAGGTAACGCAGGCCGACGCAGAAGAAGCCATCGTGCTGCTGAAGAACCAGAACGACCTGCTGCCGCTGGCGGCCAGCGCGCGCAACATCGTCATCATCGGCGGCCACGCGGATGTCGGCGTGCTGTCGGGCGGCGGTTCGGCGCAGGTGTATCCAAAAGGCGGTTCGGCGGTGCCGAATGAAGGCCCGGCATACTTCCCTGGCCCGATCGTCTATCACCGCTCGTCGCCAATGGGCGAACTGGCTGCGCTGACCAAGGCCAAGCTGACCTACAACGACGGCAAGGACGTCGCAGCCGCCGCCAAGCTGGCAGCCGGCGCCGATGTCGTCATCGTATTCGGTAACCAGTGGATGGCCGAGAGCTTCGATAGCGACGACCTCAATCTGCCGAACAAGCAGGATGACCTGATCGCCGCCGTGGCCAAGGCCAATCCGAAAACCGTGGTGGTGCTGCAAACCGGCGGTCCGGTGGTGATGCCATGGCTGAACGACGTCGGCGCGGTGCTGGAAGCCTGGTACCCGGGCACCAACGGCGGCGCCGCGATTGCGCGCGTGCTGAGTGGCGAAGTCAATCCGTCCGGCCGTTTGCCCGCCACCTTCCCTGCTTCGCTGGCGCAGCTGCCGCGTCCAACTCTGGATGGCGATGCCAAGACCAAGGATGAGAACATCATCGAGAAGGTCACCACCGACTACAACATCGAAGGCGCGGCGGTCGGCTACAAATGGTTTGATCTGAAGGGCCACAAGCCGCTGTTCCCGTTCGGTTACGGCCTGTCTTACAGCAGCTTTGCGCTGGAAGGCCTGAGCGCCAAGCCAGCCGGCAACGGTATCGAGGTCAGCTTCAGCATCAAGAACACCGGCAAGCGCGATGGCAAGTCGGTGGGCCAGGTGTACGTGTCGCCGGTCAGCGGCGGCTGGGAAGCGCCTAAGCGTTTGGGCGGCTGGGACAAGCTGGCCGTGAAGGCCGGCGCCAGCGGCAAGGCCACGGTGAAGATCGATCCGCGTCTGCTGGGCGTGTACGACAGCGCCAGCAAGACCTGGAAGATCGCCGCCGGCGAATACCTGGTCACGCTGGCCGAATCGGCCGGCGCCAAGCCCGCCGCCAGCGTCAAGGTCAAGCTGGCTGCAAAGACGGTGGACGTCAACGGCCGCTAATCGCGGCGCATGCTGCACGGCTTGCGGGCCGTGCAGCGTTTCTACTCCGCCGCCGACAACGCCGTCACCAGCGTTGCCGGTCCTGGCCGGAACAGCCGCCTGACGGTGGCTTCATCAAAATATTTGGCATAGATGGCGCGTACGCGCTGCTCTTCCGTCATGGCCTTCAGCGCCGCTGCGTAATGCCGGCGTACCGCCGGCGATACGGTCTGCTTCGACAAATAGATACCGGTAAACTGCGGCGCCGATTCCGGCAACGGCACAATCACGGCCGGCGTTGGCAGGTGGATCTGCTTCAGGTATTTGCTATAGATCGGCGGCGAGGCCAATGTGCCTTCCGCGCGGCCCATTTCCAGCTTGCCGAACACGGTCTCGAAATCGTTCACCACTTCCAGTCGCCCGGCGGCGGCCAGCAGCGCCAGCTGGGTTTCGATCGCGCTGTCGTAGGCCACGCCACGCGTGACGTTGAGCCGTCCCGTACCGCGCGCGACAAAGTCGCCCAAGCTGCTGAATTGCTGGCCGCCGGACTGCGTCAGCACCAGATCGTATTGCAGCCAGGCGTAAGGCAGGTAGTTGGCGTAAGCGTCGCGCTCCGGCAGGCGCAACGAGCCCATCGTCATGTCGACGTGGCCGGCCGCCAGCTCGATGAACAGGCGCTGGCGCGGATACCAATGGAATTCAAACTTGCAGCCAGTGCGGCGCGCCATCTCGTTGGCGATATCGACGGCAATGCCGCCAATCCGGCCTTGCTCGCGATAGGAGGTGTAGCCGAGATCGCTCAAGCCGACACGTGTGACGGGTGGACACACGGGCTCCGCTTGCGCAGCGGGCAGGCTGAACCAGAAGCTGGCGATCAGGAGCAACTGCTTGCGTTTCATCATTAACTCTTGCGGTGGATAACGATGAGTGTATCTTATGCCCGCGCAATGGCGCGAGAAAGCCTCACGCCTGCAAACCTTCTTTGCAACAGTGCAAGGCGCTGCTCGAAGACAGCGGTACACTTGGCGCATGCCACTCACTCCCAACAAGCAAGCCGAATTGCAGCGCGCTTTACAGGACGCGATGGACGATCACGCCCTGCTGGCGGCGATGCCGGACTTGCAGCCGATGCTGGGTACGCCTCCGCTGCCGGCCGGCCTGATCACGGACAGCGAGTTGCACATCGTGCGGCACAAGGACAGCGGCTGCGTGCAGTTCGTATTTCCGGGCGACGCCTCGCCGGCGCCGCTACCCGGAATGCCA from Duganella dendranthematis encodes:
- a CDS encoding DUF4124 domain-containing protein, with the translated sequence MNHRDIFYASLLLIAAPLAMAQYIWVDDKGVKQLSDRPPPPNIPEKRILKAPGKPLFNPYAPAEPEPAAKPATTSGPTLAERNEDFNKRKLEDAEAAQRAAAEARNKAQQAANCDAARKNQQAIDQGVRLSSFDKNGERSYMDDAQREDLRKNTQKVLAECK
- a CDS encoding LacI family DNA-binding transcriptional regulator, which produces MTKTQAGKSRASGRITLAMVANKAGVATMTASRAITQPEMVSQALRDRVDKAVVELGYVPNRAARALASSQSKVIAVLVPSLSNAVFTEVLAGIQDALDADDYQILIGNTRYSDKEEEKLINTYLQSNPDGMLLSGLSHSPRVQQMLSTLRMPVVSMMDMSSDPDQLTVGFSQFQAGHAMTRYLLDKGHKRIGFIGAQLDERTLRRAEGYRKAMQEAGLADVKLEVMVAEPSTIALGAELVGRMLAQAPDCDAIFCCNDDLAHGAIYQCQRRGIAVPSQLAICGFNDLPASAWMNPSLTTIGTPRYRIGFEAATLLRSVIKGDNPVNKQVDLGFTLMARESA
- a CDS encoding gluconokinase, coding for MTNQRQTRWVVMGVSGCGKSSVGLQLAGALDVPFLEGDTYHSYANVAKMTAGVPLTDSDRADWLQALHQQIRDARLKDSGLVLSCSSLKRRYRDLLRSADPALRFAHLAGPRELIASRMAARKDHYMPTTLLDSQLAALEPLQEDEAGIVLDIGKPPAELVQQILHI
- a CDS encoding MFS transporter, which codes for MTVNKQLTWREKISYGVADMGFNFYWTNIATFLLIYYTDVFGISAAAAASMMFMIKIINAFTDPMIGAAADRTSTRWGKFRPYLIWVPLPLACAAVLTYTTPDLSADGKIIWAYGSYLAMMVCYTCINIPYNALSGVLSADPQERSTVNGLRFIFAFAGGTVVTAATPALVHWLGGGNDKLGWQLTMLTWSVFASLLFVLTFLNTRERIVPVSTQQSNVWQDVRDLSQNRPWVALFFLALIIMITITLRTSSAAYYFKYVVQRPELMATFVPAYMLSAAAGASLTPLMTRFVDKKKLMMILMTITAVLSSAFFFVPKDQVWLMFALQIGMGLALGPKSPLAFSMYADTADYNEWRTGRRATAMTFAAATFSQKLGTAIAVAVIGSIFTQLGYVANAVQSAGSQAGIVWLMSFIPAAFALLAVAVMFFYNLDNNKLLQIQADLDARKI
- a CDS encoding GH36-type glycosyl hydrolase domain-containing protein produces the protein MMLRPTHNGDRYELNSPTAMPQAAGFLWNQKMMIQVTCRGYATAQFMQPEPAKYAHAPNLEAKTFMQPEQNYYAHHPGRFFYIKDEETGELFSAPYEPVRAPVDSYAFSVGKANLAWTIEHLGIRLELTLGLPVADVVELWSLRVTNLSGRARKLSVYPYFPIGYMSWMNQSGEYRADLGGVVASSVTPYQKVADYFKQKDFKDKTYFLCEQAPDAWEVRQSAFEGEGGLHAPSAVTAQQMGNSDARYETPTAAVQYRVTLAEGEARDYRFLFGPAFDDAEIQAVRARYLSAEAFQSTADDYAAYVASGHGCLRIETPDADLDNFVNHWLPRQVFYHGDVNRLSTDPQTRNYLQDNMGMSFIKPSVMRKAFLHALSQQEATGAMPDGILLTEGAELKYINQVPHTDHCVWLPVALKVYLDETADYDILNEDVVGTETGIALTVSERVSSAMDWLLQSRDKRGLSYIAQGDWCDPMNMVGYKGRGVSGWLTVATAYALNLWAEICETSGASSSLAESAKHFRAGARSVNRAANEHLWDGDWFARGITDDNVTFGIRKDKEGRIWLNPQAWAILGGAANAGQRASMVSQVEQQLVTPYGVQMFAPPFSAMRDDVGRVTQKHPGSAENGAVYNHAAIFYIYSLYTINESDRAYELLRRMLPGPSEADYLQRGQLPVFIPNYYRGAYHEYPRTAGRSSQLFNTGTVSWVYLCFIEGLCGLKGSSDGLTVKPQLPSHWDGIKVVRQFRHATFNVSIQRADVNEIQVWQDGKRLTENVIKGIVAGGAYALEVLIPR
- a CDS encoding beta-glucosidase family protein gives rise to the protein MKKRLWLSLALAYPLMLTGAHAADAPQPWLDAKQSPDARADQLVKAMTLDEKIQTVFAYFSTEFSPKKYEQPKEGRPDSAGYVPGIARLGLPPQWQSDAGVGVATQAVSKKPYERTSLPSGLATTATWNPQLAFAGGAMIGSEARSTGFNVLLAGGVNLMREPRNGRNFEYGGEDPLLAGVMVGEQIRGIQSNHIISTVKHYAFNDQETNRNHINVKIADKAGRMSDLLALQFAIERGDPGSVMCAYNRVNGDYACENDYLLNEVLKKDWKYTGYVMSDWGATHSTIPAANRGLDQQSGFPFDKSGYFNEALKEAVVNRHVPEARLNDMVKRITRTMFAHGVVEHPVSTPTSADAGIDFAAHGKVTQADAEEAIVLLKNQNDLLPLAASARNIVIIGGHADVGVLSGGGSAQVYPKGGSAVPNEGPAYFPGPIVYHRSSPMGELAALTKAKLTYNDGKDVAAAAKLAAGADVVIVFGNQWMAESFDSDDLNLPNKQDDLIAAVAKANPKTVVVLQTGGPVVMPWLNDVGAVLEAWYPGTNGGAAIARVLSGEVNPSGRLPATFPASLAQLPRPTLDGDAKTKDENIIEKVTTDYNIEGAAVGYKWFDLKGHKPLFPFGYGLSYSSFALEGLSAKPAGNGIEVSFSIKNTGKRDGKSVGQVYVSPVSGGWEAPKRLGGWDKLAVKAGASGKATVKIDPRLLGVYDSASKTWKIAAGEYLVTLAESAGAKPAASVKVKLAAKTVDVNGR
- a CDS encoding substrate-binding periplasmic protein yields the protein MMKRKQLLLIASFWFSLPAAQAEPVCPPVTRVGLSDLGYTSYREQGRIGGIAVDIANEMARRTGCKFEFHWYPRQRLFIELAAGHVDMTMGSLRLPERDAYANYLPYAWLQYDLVLTQSGGQQFSSLGDFVARGTGRLNVTRGVAYDSAIETQLALLAAAGRLEVVNDFETVFGKLEMGRAEGTLASPPIYSKYLKQIHLPTPAVIVPLPESAPQFTGIYLSKQTVSPAVRRHYAAALKAMTEEQRVRAIYAKYFDEATVRRLFRPGPATLVTALSAAE